In Ictalurus punctatus breed USDA103 chromosome 18, Coco_2.0, whole genome shotgun sequence, the genomic stretch AAAGACTTCGACATTGCAAAAGGTCAGTTCACGTGTAAGGTTGCTGGAACATATTACTTTGTCTTTCATTTTGTCTCTGAGGGTGACTTGTGTATAAAGCTGATCAGTGACTCCAAAGATAATGTGAACCTGCTATTTTGTGACTATAACCAGCGTAAGAGCAGCATAACTCAGGTTCTGTCTGGTGGTGCTGTGATTCAGCTTGCTAAGGGAAATTCAGTGAGGCTGGAACCTGCTAGAATCACTGGACATCACAGGGAGAcaaacaaaatgtcaaaaacTGAAATGTCCGTGTTTAGTGGATTTCTGATTTTTGCTAGTGGGTgaggtaaatatatatataaaacaatctaTGTTAGACTGACTGCACTGTAACATTGTTAGTGCTAGAGTAATTTCTGCAATCATGGATTTTAATGCAAGTGTACAACTTTCCTCTGTGTTTgcaaattctttaaaaaaaaaaatgttttaatcacTTTTCTTTGCAACCCAAATGGATATTTCAGTTGTAAAACCATTCTACAATAAAACTTTCATGTGAaactggtgtgtgtatgtgcgtgtgctattttcttactttttttgttGGATGTGCACAATGAATACATTATGATTACATAAAATCTGGATTAAATCACTGTTGAAGGCAACATCTGAAATAACTTGACTATAAATATGAAaccatatttaattattaaattctTGGACGGATCTAAGGAAAAGCTGAGAGACATCCAGTCACAAGTTTGCACCATCTTACAAAATCATCAGACTGTTTTGGTATACAGTggcttgcataaatattcatcaccttgaatgtttttacattttgtagtgttactaCCTGAAACTGAAATGGGCCTAACTGGAATTATATGACAGGAATCTACATacaataattaataacaatgaatacaataattaataataatgaaggggggggggtcaatgTAGCTTGACCTATATCAATATAGTTATCATTTATagataaaaaacataaaacataaaaatacataaaaattgtGATTGCATGAGTGTACTACCTCCCAACCACCTTGCGCCTCACACCATCCCCTCCCACCTTCcaagaccccccccccacccccccccccccaccccccccccccccccccccccgggctCAGGGCTGTGAAACAACTACATTATTTCTGGTGCAGTTTACATTAAAAGTTATACAATTCCTTGAAAAGACTGGGCATGTGtgcaatttaaacatttaatgatcttaataaaaaattacaccTAATCCTGGGAGGCCACAGAGTAATTTACAGAATATACTTAAACTAGCAACATTAAAACCTCTTAAGAGAgcagctattaaaaaaaaaaaaaaaaaaaaggagcagaaaatacagagtaaaaacacagaaatTAAAGACGAATCTTTATTGAAGAATTTTTCAGCTGGCCATTTTGCTCACAAAGATATAATACATATTCACAAATACTTTTAGTTGAAACTACTAGGTCTGAGTAGTGAAAGGCGGTGCTTTTTGCAGTGCAGTTTTGAAAAGAGGAACACAGAACATTTCATTGATtgacaaaaaatatttcagtgacTTAGACTCTTTGAAGCTTGGACTCACACAGCCAAGGACAACCTGATGTTCTGCGTTAGCCATGTTTAACTACAGGCTTATATTCGTAGCTCTGTTGGCAGTGTGGCTTTGCCCGGTAGCCACTCAAAACACATGTCATGCAGGGACACATGGATTGCCAGGTATTCCCGGAATTCCTGGACATGATGGCAGGGATGGTGAGAAGGGGGAGAAAGGCGAGGGAGGTAAGTAATACATTGTTCAGTTGTACTTTTTGTTTAGTTCGTTATTGTTGTTTGATCATCAAGAGTTCCTCAATCCTTCATGTTTAATCTGTTAATAGGAATTCTTAatatcttcttgtttttttttaatgcaggtGAATTAggttaggtttaaaaaaaaaaaaaaaaaattaaacacaggATGACTAGCGAAAATTAACTGTAATTAAGTGTTTCATTTCCATAGTACTATAAACAGAAagtaaattaaaagtaaaataaatataaaaaacaacaaccctcaAGTGAGCAGAAAGTCTATTACTTTAAGGGTTGCATATATTAGAAAGCAGGTTATAAGGGAGTTCTGAATGCTTTAGGGTTTTAATGGGGACTGTTTGAAATGTTGCTGAAAGAGAACTCCTCCTTTGTAAGGTTCCACTTAGAACCTTCACGATTTCATATAATAAAAAGTGGGTTCCAAAACTTTTCTTTAGCTTTCTAAAGCATTTCTACTCCGAGCTCTTACTGAAAGGGTAACCATTTGTTTTAGGGTGTAAGAACCTTTAGGGTTCTCACTGGCGGACAAACTGAAGAACGCTTCAGAGCATCAAATTGAACCACAAACTATACACATCAGAGTACACTAGATATCAGCTATAAGTGGCCTTTTTTGCAGGAATGTTCATTTATAAATGTGATAGtactttaatgtattttattttattttattttattattaatgtaagtATGTGATTTATTTAAGACCATGTGTTTATCTCAACAGGGCGCACATTGGAACTGGAAAATAAAGTGATCAAAGGGCAGAAGGGGGAACCTGGCATCAAAGGTCCTCAGGGAAAGAGGGGTGCCTCTGGCAATCCTGGCCCACCAGGACCACAGGGTCCACCAGGGGATGAAGGAGCTCCAAGCGACATAAAACCAAATTCTGCTTTCTGTGTATCTCGTGAAACTGTTGACCATCCAGCACCTGATACGCCAATCATCTTCCAAACAAAAATCACCAATGTCAATGATCACTTTAATCTTAAAGAGGGTAAATTTGTGTGTCACATCCCTGGTACCTACTATTTTGTG encodes the following:
- the c1qc gene encoding complement C1q subcomponent subunit C, with the translated sequence MFNYRLIFVALLAVWLCPVATQNTCHAGTHGLPGIPGIPGHDGRDGEKGEKGEGGRTLELENKVIKGQKGEPGIKGPQGKRGASGNPGPPGPQGPPGDEGAPSDIKPNSAFCVSRETVDHPAPDTPIIFQTKITNVNDHFNLKEGKFVCHIPGTYYFVYHATSKKTLCVRLMVDGEKRASFCDHIQAEINVSSGGFAVYLRDNSKVWLETNDKVNGMYAAGDKGNSVFSGFLLYAH